In Streptomyces sp. NBC_00091, the following proteins share a genomic window:
- a CDS encoding ATP-binding protein produces MRSLAPLGLRTRLIAAFLLVATICAVSTAALTYRQARRAVLTQSQDTAVSTLRDQLEGQAMTLPMDQQQLQRLVNDLGKRGKPHSWVVYGEYGALRASSNLTPTTSGVLTDTLRNQVAANPHGAFQRVADGRGEPYLTIGMPAVFSHNGNREPTGVTVYAVMPLTSEQQTVEAMVEAAKQGAVPGLAIALVPALLAARSVLRPVRDMRRAAQNLGRGRLDTRIEVRGSDELAGLAHTFNDTAGALEESVAELREAEARARRFASDVSHELRTPLAGMLAVTEVLDEDAGHLDPDTAKALRLISAETGKLAVLVEDLMEISRFDARAAELNLDDVDIAEAVGKSLERRHRDDDRITTDLPEGVRARLDPRRFDVVLANLVGNALRHGDAPVRIAVRTEAHPGGERLLLEVADSGPGIAAEVLPHIFDRFFKADAARARSAGSGLGLAITLENVRLHGGTLSAANAPGGGAVFTLDMPLEAVA; encoded by the coding sequence ATGAGGAGTCTCGCCCCGCTCGGACTGCGCACCCGGCTGATCGCCGCGTTCCTGCTGGTCGCCACGATCTGCGCGGTCAGCACGGCCGCCCTCACCTACCGGCAGGCCCGCAGGGCGGTCCTCACCCAGAGCCAGGACACGGCGGTCAGCACCCTGCGCGACCAGCTGGAGGGCCAGGCCATGACCCTGCCCATGGACCAGCAGCAGCTCCAGCGCCTCGTCAACGACCTCGGCAAACGCGGAAAACCGCACTCCTGGGTGGTCTACGGCGAGTACGGCGCCCTGCGCGCCTCCTCCAACCTCACCCCCACCACCTCCGGCGTCCTCACCGACACCCTGCGCAACCAGGTCGCGGCGAACCCGCACGGAGCCTTCCAGCGCGTGGCGGACGGCCGTGGCGAGCCCTACCTGACCATCGGCATGCCCGCCGTCTTCTCCCACAACGGCAACCGCGAGCCGACCGGCGTCACCGTCTACGCCGTCATGCCGCTGACCAGCGAACAGCAGACCGTCGAGGCCATGGTCGAAGCCGCCAAACAGGGCGCCGTCCCCGGCCTGGCCATCGCCCTCGTACCCGCCCTGCTCGCCGCCCGCAGCGTCCTGCGCCCCGTACGGGACATGCGGCGCGCCGCGCAGAACCTGGGCCGCGGCCGCCTCGACACCCGTATCGAGGTCAGGGGCTCCGACGAACTCGCCGGCCTCGCCCACACCTTCAACGACACCGCCGGCGCCCTCGAGGAGTCCGTGGCCGAACTGCGGGAGGCGGAGGCCCGGGCCCGCCGCTTCGCCTCCGACGTCTCCCACGAACTGCGCACCCCGCTCGCCGGGATGCTCGCCGTCACCGAGGTGCTCGACGAGGACGCCGGACACCTCGACCCGGACACCGCCAAGGCCCTGCGGCTGATCAGCGCGGAGACCGGGAAGCTCGCCGTCCTCGTCGAGGACCTGATGGAGATCTCCCGCTTCGACGCCCGCGCCGCCGAACTCAACCTGGACGACGTGGACATCGCCGAGGCCGTGGGCAAGAGCCTGGAGCGCCGCCACCGGGACGACGACCGGATCACCACCGACCTCCCCGAAGGGGTCCGCGCCCGGCTGGACCCGCGCCGCTTCGACGTGGTCCTGGCCAACCTCGTCGGCAACGCCCTGCGGCACGGCGACGCCCCCGTACGGATCGCCGTGCGCACCGAAGCGCACCCCGGCGGGGAACGGCTGCTGCTCGAGGTCGCCGACAGCGGACCGGGCATCGCCGCCGAGGTGCTGCCGCACATCTTCGACCGGTTCTTCAAGGCCGACGCCGCCCGCGCCCGCTCGGCCGGCAGCGGCCTCGGACTCGCCATCACCCTCGAGAACGTCCGGCTGCACGGCGGCACCCTGAGCGCCGCCAACGCCCCCGGCGGGGGAGCGGTCTTCACCCTCGACATGCCCCTGGAGGCCGTCGCATGA
- a CDS encoding response regulator transcription factor, whose translation MPRVLLIEDDPSIREGVGLGLRRRGHEVSAAATGEEGLDLIAGFRPELVLLDLMLPGINGVQVCRRIRETSEVPIIMLTARGDDFDIVVGLEAGADDYIVKPARTEIIEARIKAVLRRLGDPSGRPGVEHHGELAIDRAGLSVAKNGERVALAPSEIKLLLHLSAQPEQVFSRRQLLEYVWEHSYHADARLVDACVRRLRNKVEDPEGAPRYIQTVRGFGYRFGPLGP comes from the coding sequence ATGCCACGCGTACTGCTGATCGAGGACGACCCTTCCATCCGGGAAGGGGTCGGCCTCGGCCTGCGCCGCCGCGGCCACGAGGTGAGCGCCGCCGCCACCGGCGAGGAGGGACTGGACCTCATCGCCGGCTTCCGCCCCGAGCTGGTGCTGCTGGACCTGATGCTGCCCGGGATCAACGGCGTCCAGGTCTGCCGCCGGATCCGGGAGACCAGCGAGGTCCCGATCATCATGCTCACCGCCCGCGGCGACGACTTCGACATCGTCGTCGGCCTGGAGGCCGGGGCCGACGACTACATCGTCAAACCCGCCCGCACCGAGATCATCGAGGCCCGCATCAAGGCCGTGCTGCGCCGCCTCGGCGACCCCTCCGGCCGGCCCGGCGTGGAACACCACGGCGAACTCGCCATCGACCGCGCCGGGCTGAGCGTCGCCAAGAACGGCGAGCGCGTCGCCCTCGCGCCCAGCGAGATCAAGCTCCTGCTCCACCTGTCGGCCCAGCCCGAGCAGGTCTTCTCCCGCCGGCAGCTGCTGGAGTACGTGTGGGAGCACAGCTACCACGCCGACGCCCGGCTCGTGGACGCCTGCGTGCGCCGGCTGCGCAACAAGGTCGAGGACCCCGAAGGCGCCCCCCGCTACATACAGACGGTGCGGGGCTTCGGCTACCGCTTCGGGCCGCTGGGACCATGA
- the murJ gene encoding murein biosynthesis integral membrane protein MurJ, producing the protein MYGSTSSTAPVRAPAPAPAPQKISVLRSGALMAAGSVVSRATGFVRSAVVLAALGAGLLGDSYAVANTVPNIIYMLLVGGALNAVFVPELVRAAKQHRDGGAAYTDRLLTACTVALLVLTAVAVLAAPLIVRAYTPAYTDAERSTVIALARFCLPQILFYGLFTLLGQVLNARGRFGAMMWTPVLSNLVIIGVFGFFLYASHGGSEGLTAAETRLLGLGTTAGIVVQALALLPSLRAARFRWRPRFDWRGSGLTRPLRNAGWLVMLVFTNQIAYWVVTMLSTTVGHLPGGFGYAAYSSAYQLWIVPQGIITVSLVTALMPRMSSAAADGDLTAVREDVSYALRSSAALVVPAAALFAALAPWVMDCVSGYGDVTPAEVGAMAGMLTAFAPGLIAFSAQYVLARGFYALSDTRTPFFLNLVIVALNAGLSYAAYLLLPARWAVTGMAGASSLAFTAGAAVTAYTLSRRLGPRAGARGTAARSSALGTHLRLLAACLPAAAAGYAAARTADGLGAFAAAGAGTVTIALVVVLLAGPLRLAEITDLLDSLRRKVGC; encoded by the coding sequence ATGTACGGATCCACCAGCAGCACGGCACCCGTGCGGGCACCGGCGCCGGCGCCCGCGCCGCAGAAGATCTCGGTGCTGCGCAGCGGTGCGCTGATGGCGGCCGGCTCCGTGGTCTCCCGCGCCACCGGATTCGTCCGCTCCGCCGTGGTCCTCGCCGCGCTGGGCGCCGGGCTCCTGGGGGACAGCTATGCCGTCGCCAACACGGTCCCGAACATCATCTACATGCTGCTGGTCGGCGGCGCGCTCAACGCCGTCTTCGTCCCCGAGCTGGTGCGCGCCGCCAAGCAGCACCGGGACGGCGGGGCCGCCTACACCGACCGGCTGCTGACCGCCTGCACCGTGGCGCTCCTCGTGCTCACCGCCGTCGCCGTCCTCGCCGCCCCGCTGATCGTCCGGGCGTACACCCCCGCGTACACGGACGCCGAGCGGAGCACGGTCATCGCCCTGGCCCGCTTCTGCCTGCCGCAGATCCTCTTCTACGGGCTCTTCACCCTGCTCGGGCAAGTGCTGAACGCCCGCGGCCGGTTCGGCGCGATGATGTGGACCCCCGTCCTCAGCAACCTCGTGATCATCGGCGTCTTCGGCTTCTTCCTGTACGCCTCCCACGGCGGCTCCGAAGGCCTCACCGCCGCCGAGACCCGGCTGCTGGGCCTCGGCACCACCGCCGGCATCGTGGTCCAGGCCCTGGCCCTCCTCCCCTCCCTGCGCGCCGCCCGCTTCCGCTGGCGTCCCCGCTTCGACTGGCGCGGCAGCGGCCTCACCCGCCCCCTGCGCAACGCGGGCTGGCTGGTCATGCTCGTGTTCACCAACCAGATCGCCTACTGGGTGGTGACCATGCTCTCCACCACCGTCGGGCACCTGCCGGGCGGCTTCGGCTACGCCGCCTACAGCAGCGCCTACCAGCTGTGGATCGTCCCCCAGGGCATCATCACCGTCTCCCTGGTCACCGCCCTCATGCCCCGGATGAGCTCGGCCGCCGCCGACGGCGACCTCACCGCCGTCCGCGAGGACGTCTCGTACGCGCTGCGCTCCAGCGCCGCCCTCGTGGTGCCCGCCGCGGCGCTCTTCGCCGCGCTGGCCCCCTGGGTGATGGACTGCGTCTCCGGGTACGGGGACGTCACCCCCGCCGAGGTCGGGGCCATGGCGGGCATGCTCACCGCCTTCGCCCCCGGCCTGATCGCCTTCTCCGCCCAGTACGTACTGGCGCGCGGCTTCTACGCCCTCTCGGACACGCGGACCCCCTTCTTCCTCAACCTGGTCATCGTCGCGCTCAACGCCGGCCTGTCGTACGCCGCCTACCTGCTCCTGCCGGCGCGCTGGGCCGTGACCGGCATGGCCGGAGCCTCCTCCCTCGCCTTCACGGCGGGCGCCGCCGTCACCGCGTACACCCTCTCGCGCCGGCTCGGCCCGCGCGCCGGCGCCCGCGGCACCGCGGCGCGTTCCTCGGCCCTGGGCACCCACCTTCGGCTGCTGGCCGCCTGCCTGCCCGCGGCCGCCGCCGGGTACGCGGCCGCCCGCACCGCCGACGGCCTCGGAGCCTTCGCTGCGGCCGGGGCGGGAACCGTCACGATCGCGCTGGTCGTCGTACTCCTCGCCGGGCCGCTGCGCCTGGCGGAGATCACCGACCTGCTGGACTCCCTGCGCCGGAAGGTCGGCTGTTAG
- a CDS encoding Ig-like domain-containing protein, with product MLAGTALLTLALSACGGGSGGGSAGGDGKADPDKSPAMAISVNLTGNQVKAGEPVKVTLADGKFSLVKVTDGKGGELPGQISADGRTWTSERNASPGTDYKVEAQNTASQNASTQFRTSAADKVNKVSINIPKGSTVGVAMPVSLVFDNPVKNKAEVEKQLKVTTSNNTEGSWGWFQDYSGKDRVDWRPKDYWKSGTDVKVEMDLNGVDSGAGGGLFARDYNTEFKIGKDRRMEVSLDTKKMTVTEDGQAVRTIPVSAGTPGGKKASWSGKMVLMAKEGTIRMDSQTVGLGDAYDKMVDYSMRLTWSGMYAHAAPWNSANFGSANTSSGCVGMSDANAKSFYEQVQVGDPFEVVGSGSKGNADLGNGYGEWNLSWDQWKAKSALAGGAQQG from the coding sequence ATGCTGGCGGGCACCGCACTTCTCACCCTCGCGCTGAGCGCCTGCGGGGGCGGCTCCGGCGGCGGGAGCGCGGGCGGTGACGGGAAGGCGGACCCGGACAAGAGCCCGGCCATGGCGATCTCGGTGAACCTCACGGGCAATCAGGTCAAGGCGGGCGAGCCCGTCAAGGTGACCCTGGCCGACGGGAAGTTCTCGCTGGTGAAGGTGACGGACGGCAAGGGCGGGGAGCTGCCCGGGCAGATATCCGCCGACGGGCGGACCTGGACCTCGGAGCGCAACGCCTCGCCGGGCACCGACTACAAGGTCGAGGCGCAGAACACCGCCAGCCAGAACGCGAGCACCCAGTTCAGGACCTCGGCCGCGGACAAGGTGAACAAGGTCTCGATCAACATCCCGAAGGGCAGCACGGTGGGCGTCGCGATGCCCGTCTCGCTGGTCTTCGACAATCCGGTGAAGAACAAGGCCGAGGTCGAGAAGCAGCTCAAGGTCACCACCTCGAACAACACCGAGGGTTCCTGGGGCTGGTTCCAGGACTATTCAGGCAAGGACCGGGTGGACTGGCGGCCGAAGGACTACTGGAAGTCCGGCACCGACGTGAAGGTCGAGATGGACCTGAACGGAGTGGACTCCGGTGCCGGCGGCGGGCTCTTCGCCCGGGACTACAACACCGAGTTCAAGATAGGCAAGGACCGCCGGATGGAGGTCAGCCTCGACACCAAGAAGATGACGGTCACCGAGGACGGACAGGCGGTCAGGACGATTCCCGTCTCGGCCGGCACTCCCGGCGGCAAGAAGGCCTCCTGGTCCGGGAAAATGGTGCTGATGGCCAAGGAGGGCACCATCCGGATGGATTCCCAGACGGTGGGCCTGGGCGACGCCTACGACAAGATGGTCGACTATTCGATGCGGCTGACCTGGTCGGGCATGTACGCGCACGCCGCCCCCTGGAACTCCGCCAACTTCGGCAGCGCCAACACCAGTTCCGGCTGTGTGGGCATGAGCGACGCCAACGCCAAGTCCTTCTACGAGCAGGTCCAGGTCGGCGACCCCTTCGAGGTGGTCGGCAGCGGCTCCAAGGGCAATGCCGACCTCGGCAACGGGTACGGCGAGTGGAACCTGTCGTGGGACCAGTGGAAGGCGAAGAGCGCGCTGGCCGGCGGCGCCCAGCAGGGCTGA
- a CDS encoding alpha/beta fold hydrolase, translating to MRRSKSAAAVAAVLAVTALGLAPHQAQAAPAAPAAQQPELRFHDIPGSGGITLKGNVFTPAGAEPGRKYPLIVLPTSWGMPQIEYIAQAKKLADSGYVVVSYTSRGFWLSGGEIETAGPADTADVSAVIDWALATTPADPGHIGLGGVSYGAGIALLASAHDPRIKAVVALSGWADLIESIYSGRTQHLQAAGMLGAAGFLTGRPGPELQQILGDFLGSKLDREQAMIEWGKKRSASEQVDRINANGAAIMMGNAWGDTIFPPNQYAKFFEELTGPKRLEFRPGDHATAEATGLLGLPNDTWTNAHRWFDRYLKGERNGVDTEAPVQLKSRSTEGYEGYPDWKSVGSGGTEKLPLADSEHVWANVDSGANGGILFLSSILDQLAKAPPTASIPLLPRAFAAVWQSPRYEEERRIRGTVRLHTTVTPTKGDGTFVAYLYDVGPLGIGKLVSNAPYTFHGKTPGQSFGVDLDLFSTAYDVPEGHRLALVVDTVDPLYIEHNPTGAQLTFSSPRTDPSYVSVPLREQ from the coding sequence ATGCGACGCAGCAAATCCGCCGCAGCCGTGGCGGCCGTTCTGGCGGTGACCGCCCTGGGCCTGGCCCCCCACCAGGCCCAGGCGGCCCCCGCCGCCCCGGCTGCCCAGCAGCCGGAACTGCGGTTCCACGACATTCCGGGCTCCGGCGGCATCACCCTCAAGGGCAACGTCTTCACCCCGGCGGGCGCCGAACCCGGCCGGAAGTACCCGCTGATCGTCCTCCCCACCAGCTGGGGCATGCCGCAGATCGAATACATCGCCCAGGCGAAGAAGCTCGCCGACTCCGGCTACGTCGTGGTGAGTTACACCTCGCGCGGCTTCTGGCTCTCCGGCGGCGAGATCGAGACGGCCGGGCCGGCCGACACCGCCGACGTCTCCGCCGTCATCGACTGGGCCCTCGCCACCACCCCCGCCGACCCCGGACACATCGGCCTCGGCGGGGTCTCGTACGGCGCGGGCATCGCCCTGCTGGCCTCCGCGCACGACCCGCGGATCAAGGCCGTGGTCGCCCTCAGCGGCTGGGCCGACCTGATCGAGTCCATCTACTCCGGCCGCACCCAGCACCTCCAGGCCGCCGGGATGCTCGGCGCCGCCGGCTTCCTCACCGGCCGTCCCGGACCCGAACTCCAGCAGATCCTCGGCGACTTCCTGGGCTCGAAGCTGGACCGGGAACAGGCGATGATCGAGTGGGGCAAGAAGCGCTCCGCCTCCGAGCAGGTGGACCGGATCAACGCCAACGGCGCCGCGATCATGATGGGCAACGCCTGGGGTGACACCATCTTCCCGCCCAACCAGTACGCGAAGTTCTTCGAGGAGCTCACCGGCCCCAAGCGGCTGGAGTTCCGCCCCGGCGACCACGCCACCGCCGAGGCCACCGGCCTGCTCGGCCTGCCCAACGACACCTGGACCAACGCCCACCGCTGGTTCGACCGCTACCTCAAGGGAGAGCGCAACGGGGTCGACACCGAAGCCCCGGTGCAGCTCAAGTCCCGCAGCACCGAGGGCTACGAGGGCTACCCCGACTGGAAGTCGGTCGGCTCCGGCGGCACCGAGAAGCTCCCGCTCGCCGACAGCGAGCACGTCTGGGCCAATGTCGACTCCGGCGCCAACGGCGGCATCCTCTTCCTCTCCAGCATCCTCGACCAGCTCGCGAAGGCGCCCCCGACCGCCTCCATCCCCCTCCTCCCCCGCGCCTTCGCCGCCGTCTGGCAGTCCCCGCGCTACGAGGAGGAACGCCGCATCCGCGGCACCGTGCGCCTGCACACCACCGTCACCCCCACCAAGGGCGACGGCACCTTCGTCGCCTACCTCTACGACGTCGGCCCGCTCGGCATCGGCAAGCTCGTCAGCAACGCCCCGTACACCTTCCACGGGAAGACCCCCGGGCAGTCCTTCGGGGTGGACCTGGACCTCTTCTCCACCGCCTACGACGTGCCCGAGGGCCACCGGCTCGCGCTCGTCGTCGACACGGTCGACCCGCTCTACATCGAGCACAACCCGACCGGCGCGCAGCTGACCTTCTCCTCGCCGCGCACCGATCCCTCGTACGTCTCGGTGCCGCTGCGCGAACAGTGA
- a CDS encoding amino acid ABC transporter permease, whose amino-acid sequence MTAHALHGDVESTALYDLPGPQAQRRHFFYGIFSTVVILALLAWILYLLFDTHQFTAAKWRPFAYEGIQELLLKGLGNTLKAFAYASVLSLALGAVLATGRLSLHRPVRWVATLCVEFFRAMPVLVMIFFIFVALKVQPLPALVAGLTLYNGSVLAEVFRTGINSVEKGQREAAYALGMRKTQVMTFVLAPQAVRAMLPTIISQLVVALKDTSLGYLITYEEFLHAGKLIASNLDYDLPFIPVVMIISPIYIGMCMLLSWFATWVARRERRSLKTRAVEVAPAEPGTVLPGR is encoded by the coding sequence ATGACCGCGCACGCGCTGCACGGGGACGTGGAGTCCACCGCCCTGTACGACCTCCCCGGCCCGCAGGCCCAGCGCCGTCACTTCTTCTACGGGATCTTCTCGACGGTGGTGATCCTCGCCCTGCTGGCCTGGATCCTTTACCTCCTCTTCGACACCCACCAGTTCACCGCGGCCAAGTGGCGCCCCTTCGCCTACGAGGGCATCCAGGAGCTGCTGCTCAAGGGGCTCGGGAACACCCTGAAGGCCTTCGCCTACGCCTCGGTGCTCTCGCTCGCGCTCGGCGCGGTGCTCGCCACCGGCCGGCTCTCGCTGCACCGGCCGGTGCGCTGGGTGGCGACGCTGTGCGTGGAGTTCTTCCGGGCCATGCCGGTGCTGGTGATGATCTTCTTCATCTTCGTGGCGCTGAAGGTCCAGCCGCTGCCCGCGCTGGTGGCGGGGCTGACCCTGTACAACGGATCGGTGCTGGCCGAGGTCTTCCGTACGGGGATCAACTCCGTGGAGAAGGGCCAGCGAGAGGCGGCGTACGCGCTCGGCATGCGCAAGACGCAGGTGATGACCTTCGTCCTCGCCCCGCAGGCGGTCCGCGCGATGCTCCCCACGATCATCAGCCAGCTGGTGGTGGCCCTGAAGGACACCTCGCTCGGCTACCTGATCACCTACGAGGAGTTCCTGCACGCGGGCAAGCTGATCGCCTCGAACCTGGACTACGACCTGCCGTTCATCCCCGTCGTCATGATCATCTCGCCGATCTACATCGGCATGTGCATGCTGCTGTCCTGGTTCGCCACCTGGGTCGCGCGCAGGGAGCGCCGCAGCCTGAAGACCAGGGCGGTCGAGGTCGCCCCCGCCGAACCGGGGACGGTGCTGCCGGGGAGGTAG
- a CDS encoding amino acid ABC transporter permease, whose amino-acid sequence MDVLTENFSLYGKGFLGTVELTVYASLVALVLGFLMASFRVAPVGSFRVFGTVWVAVLRNTPLTLLFFAVLLGLPRFGLVLPFQLFAVLALGCYTSAFICEALRSGINTVPKGQGEAARSLGMSFGQTLGTVVLPQAFRSVIPPIGSTLIALAKNSAIAGAFSVTELLGTYKTLNELGYSIIWTFVWIAVGYLIITLSISALFNVLEKRYGVAR is encoded by the coding sequence ATGGACGTACTCACCGAGAACTTCTCGCTCTACGGGAAGGGCTTCCTCGGCACCGTCGAACTGACCGTCTACGCCTCGCTCGTCGCCCTGGTCCTCGGCTTCCTGATGGCCTCCTTCCGCGTCGCTCCCGTCGGCTCCTTCCGGGTCTTCGGCACCGTCTGGGTGGCCGTGCTGCGCAACACCCCGCTCACCCTGCTGTTCTTCGCCGTACTGCTGGGCCTGCCCCGCTTCGGACTGGTCCTGCCCTTCCAGCTCTTCGCCGTCCTCGCGCTCGGCTGCTACACCTCGGCCTTCATCTGCGAGGCGCTGCGCTCGGGCATCAACACCGTCCCCAAGGGGCAGGGCGAGGCGGCGCGCAGCCTGGGCATGTCCTTCGGGCAGACCCTGGGCACGGTGGTGCTGCCGCAGGCCTTCCGCTCGGTCATCCCGCCCATCGGCTCCACGCTGATCGCGCTCGCCAAGAACTCCGCGATCGCCGGCGCCTTCAGCGTCACGGAGCTGCTGGGCACGTACAAGACCCTCAACGAGCTGGGCTACAGCATCATCTGGACCTTCGTCTGGATCGCCGTCGGCTACCTGATCATCACCCTGTCCATCAGCGCGCTCTTCAACGTGCTGGAGAAGCGCTACGGAGTCGCCCGATGA
- a CDS encoding glutamate ABC transporter substrate-binding protein produces the protein MKHTLRALALAAMVLAAAGCGKSGSPPVKGPQPEDLPVYQVDTGFRLPGSRTWEKARKRGHLVVGAKEDQPYMGEKDPASGRYSGFDIEIAKMMSASLGFDPKSIEFKTIASANRETALQNGQIDYYVGTYTINANRKKQVGFAGPYFMAGQSLLVRKNEKDIKGPEDLAGKKVCSAAGSTPYQRLQREFPKAVLVAYDTYSVCVDNLLTYQVDAVSTDDSILLGYAAKVPEELKVVGKPFSEEPYGIGVPRADNDLRLALDDALAAHEKNGDWKKAYEATLGLSGEPAPKPPAIDRYPAG, from the coding sequence ATGAAGCACACCCTGCGTGCACTCGCCCTGGCCGCGATGGTCCTCGCGGCCGCCGGCTGCGGCAAGTCCGGCAGCCCCCCGGTCAAGGGCCCGCAACCCGAGGACCTGCCCGTCTACCAGGTGGACACCGGCTTCCGGCTCCCGGGATCGCGCACCTGGGAGAAGGCGAGGAAGCGCGGCCACCTCGTGGTCGGAGCCAAGGAGGACCAGCCGTACATGGGGGAGAAGGACCCGGCGAGCGGCCGCTACTCCGGCTTCGACATCGAGATCGCCAAGATGATGTCGGCCTCCCTCGGCTTCGACCCCAAGAGCATCGAGTTCAAGACGATCGCCTCCGCCAACCGCGAGACCGCCCTGCAGAACGGCCAGATCGACTACTACGTGGGCACCTACACGATCAACGCCAACCGCAAGAAGCAGGTCGGCTTCGCCGGCCCCTACTTCATGGCCGGCCAGTCCCTGCTCGTCCGCAAGAACGAGAAGGACATCAAGGGCCCCGAGGACCTCGCCGGCAAGAAGGTCTGCTCGGCCGCAGGCTCCACCCCCTACCAGCGGCTCCAGCGGGAGTTCCCGAAGGCGGTGCTCGTCGCCTACGACACCTACTCGGTCTGCGTGGACAACCTGCTCACCTACCAGGTCGACGCCGTCTCCACCGACGACTCCATCCTCCTCGGCTACGCCGCCAAGGTCCCCGAGGAGCTCAAGGTGGTCGGCAAGCCCTTCTCCGAGGAGCCCTACGGCATCGGCGTCCCGCGCGCCGACAACGACCTGCGCCTCGCCCTCGACGACGCGCTGGCCGCACACGAGAAGAACGGCGACTGGAAGAAGGCCTACGAGGCCACGCTCGGCCTGTCCGGCGAGCCCGCCCCCAAACCGCCCGCCATCGACCGCTACCCGGCGGGCTGA
- a CDS encoding amino acid ABC transporter ATP-binding protein, producing the protein MAVDPLIELRDVNKHYGKLHVLQDINLTVGRGEVVVIIGPSGSGKSTLCRTINRLETIESGTITLDGRPLPAEGKELAGLRAEVGMVFQSFNLFAHKTVLANVSLAQMKVRKRKREEADKRSRELLERVGLANQADKYPAQLSGGQQQRVAIARALAMNPKALLFDEPTSALDPEMINEVLEVMQQLAAEGMTMVVVTHEMGFARSAANRVVFMADGRIVEDRTPEAFFTAPESDRARDFLSKILKH; encoded by the coding sequence ATGGCCGTCGATCCGTTGATCGAGCTGCGGGACGTCAACAAGCACTACGGGAAGTTGCACGTCCTCCAGGACATCAACCTCACCGTCGGCCGCGGGGAGGTGGTGGTGATCATCGGGCCCTCCGGGTCCGGGAAGTCCACCCTCTGCAGGACCATCAACCGGCTGGAGACCATCGAGTCCGGGACCATCACCCTCGACGGCCGGCCGCTGCCCGCCGAGGGCAAGGAGCTGGCCGGGCTCCGCGCCGAGGTCGGCATGGTCTTCCAGTCGTTCAACCTCTTCGCGCACAAGACCGTCCTGGCCAACGTCTCACTCGCGCAGATGAAGGTCAGGAAGCGCAAGAGGGAGGAGGCCGACAAGCGCTCCCGGGAACTCCTGGAGCGGGTGGGCCTCGCGAACCAGGCCGACAAGTACCCCGCCCAGCTCTCCGGCGGCCAGCAGCAGCGCGTGGCCATCGCCCGCGCCCTGGCCATGAACCCGAAGGCGCTGCTCTTCGACGAGCCCACCTCCGCCCTCGACCCGGAGATGATCAACGAGGTGCTGGAGGTCATGCAGCAGCTCGCGGCCGAGGGCATGACCATGGTCGTGGTCACCCACGAGATGGGCTTCGCCCGCTCCGCCGCGAACCGCGTCGTCTTCATGGCCGACGGCAGGATCGTCGAGGACCGCACCCCGGAGGCCTTCTTCACCGCCCCCGAGAGCGACCGGGCCAGGGACTTCCTCTCCAAGATCCTCAAGCACTGA
- a CDS encoding DUF6278 family protein — MNIPFLANWLNRHETERGAGLAAAIADDPEGIAELFSECEMLRAQARAAGLELDQTPASLEALDQLMPRWRRDPEAVPWLGNDAGFYLGTVIVRTLPGCAWQVWPNGQPVIRLASGRELNVIESGVSWAMTGSPELSQAYAEASEG; from the coding sequence ATGAACATCCCTTTCCTGGCCAACTGGCTGAACCGGCACGAAACGGAACGGGGCGCGGGACTCGCCGCCGCCATCGCGGATGATCCCGAGGGCATCGCCGAGCTGTTCTCGGAGTGCGAGATGCTGCGGGCCCAGGCGAGGGCGGCCGGGCTGGAACTCGACCAGACTCCGGCTTCGTTGGAGGCCCTCGACCAGCTGATGCCGCGCTGGCGGCGGGATCCCGAGGCCGTGCCCTGGCTGGGCAACGACGCCGGCTTCTACCTCGGGACCGTGATCGTCCGCACCCTCCCGGGCTGCGCCTGGCAGGTCTGGCCCAACGGCCAGCCGGTGATCCGGCTCGCCTCCGGCCGGGAGCTCAACGTGATCGAGTCGGGAGTGTCCTGGGCGATGACCGGCTCCCCCGAGCTCAGCCAGGCCTACGCCGAGGCCTCCGAGGGCTGA